From the genome of Bacteroides sp. MSB163, one region includes:
- a CDS encoding type IA DNA topoisomerase, whose product MLPIIPDPFKLVVRQVKTEEGYKADPSALKQLDVLRRLLNQAGSVIICTDAAREGELIARYVLEYLGYTKETKRLWISSLTEKSIREGFNNLKSSGEFDNLYRAAKARREADWVVGMNASLSLSIAAGKSNYSLGRVQTPTLAMICRRYLDNKDFVAKPYYLLQLRTTKAGEELVMTCAEKYDTLQKLDMTRKKVCEEKTAKVVQVEKKQVSEEAPLLYDLTALQQSANTKLGLTAEQTLNIAQKLYEFGYISYPRTGCGYITEDIFEQVPSLIALLKQHPRFARHAENLCSRILNRHCVKDSKMTDHHGLIITENFPQNLSLDEQNIYSMIAGRMLEAFSGKCLKETLFVQADCNGASFGIKGCQIKVPGWRGIYNEPDEKEEGSLLPEFKEGETLPVLGIDTLARKTKPQPIFTEASLLAAMEGCGRNLSDEKEKEAMKDSGLGTPATRAGIIELLITRHYVERSGRSLIPTPKGLEVYGIVKEKMIANVSMTGRWECELHEIETGEVSTETFTENINSYARQITSELLTLKLDHPDLLHCKCPKCGAETITVFNKVAKCGDPDCAFLLFRTFNGRELTDNQMLLLLQGKRTGYLKFTSKKGKKYEASLELDDNYKIDITFKDNKPRK is encoded by the coding sequence ATGTTGCCGATTATTCCCGACCCGTTCAAACTGGTTGTTCGCCAGGTAAAAACAGAAGAGGGTTATAAGGCTGATCCGTCGGCATTGAAACAATTAGACGTGCTCCGCAGACTGTTGAATCAGGCGGGTAGTGTGATCATTTGTACGGATGCAGCAAGAGAAGGGGAACTTATAGCCAGATACGTCCTTGAATATCTGGGGTACACAAAAGAAACCAAACGCCTGTGGATATCCTCGCTCACGGAAAAATCAATACGGGAAGGGTTCAACAACCTTAAATCAAGCGGGGAGTTTGACAACCTGTACCGTGCTGCTAAAGCCCGCAGAGAAGCAGATTGGGTAGTCGGTATGAATGCCAGTCTGTCTTTGAGCATAGCGGCCGGAAAGAGCAACTATTCTCTGGGAAGGGTGCAGACCCCGACACTTGCCATGATTTGCCGCCGATATCTGGACAACAAGGATTTTGTAGCCAAACCCTATTACCTGCTACAACTACGCACAACAAAGGCAGGGGAAGAACTTGTAATGACCTGCGCCGAAAAGTATGATACACTCCAGAAACTCGACATGACCCGTAAAAAGGTCTGTGAAGAGAAAACAGCCAAAGTGGTGCAGGTAGAAAAGAAGCAAGTATCGGAAGAAGCTCCACTACTTTATGATTTAACCGCCCTGCAGCAGAGTGCCAACACCAAACTGGGACTGACCGCGGAACAAACGCTGAACATTGCCCAGAAGTTGTATGAATTCGGCTACATTTCGTATCCACGTACCGGGTGCGGTTATATCACAGAGGACATCTTTGAACAGGTTCCTTCCCTCATCGCCTTGCTGAAGCAGCATCCCCGTTTTGCACGCCATGCGGAGAATCTCTGTAGCCGGATTTTGAACCGCCACTGTGTGAAGGATAGCAAGATGACAGACCACCACGGATTAATCATTACGGAGAACTTTCCTCAGAACCTTTCCCTTGACGAACAGAATATCTACTCTATGATTGCAGGACGTATGCTGGAGGCTTTCTCCGGCAAATGCCTGAAAGAAACGTTATTTGTACAGGCTGATTGTAACGGAGCCTCTTTCGGAATTAAAGGGTGCCAAATCAAGGTTCCGGGATGGAGAGGCATTTATAATGAACCGGATGAAAAAGAAGAAGGAAGCCTCCTGCCCGAATTTAAGGAGGGTGAAACTTTGCCCGTTCTTGGCATTGATACGTTAGCTAGGAAAACCAAGCCACAGCCGATATTCACCGAGGCAAGTCTGCTTGCGGCAATGGAAGGGTGTGGTCGGAATTTGAGCGATGAAAAAGAGAAAGAAGCGATGAAAGACTCCGGACTAGGGACACCGGCTACACGGGCTGGAATTATCGAACTGCTTATCACCAGACACTATGTGGAAAGAAGCGGACGATCACTAATACCCACTCCTAAAGGACTGGAAGTATATGGTATTGTAAAAGAGAAGATGATTGCCAATGTGAGCATGACCGGAAGATGGGAATGTGAGTTACATGAGATAGAAACCGGAGAAGTTTCCACCGAAACATTCACGGAAAATATCAATTCCTACGCTCGGCAAATCACGTCTGAACTGCTTACTCTTAAACTAGACCATCCGGACTTGCTGCACTGTAAATGCCCTAAGTGCGGGGCAGAAACAATTACTGTTTTCAATAAGGTGGCCAAATGCGGCGATCCCGATTGCGCTTTTCTTTTGTTCCGGACCTTCAACGGCAGGGAACTGACGGATAACCAGATGCTCCTGCTGTTACAGGGAAAGCGCACTGGATATCTCAAGTTCACCAGTAAGAAAGGGAAAAAGTATGAAGCTTCGCTGGAATTGGATGACAACTACAAGATTGATATTACATTCAAGGATAATAAACCTAGGAAATAG
- a CDS encoding site-specific integrase: MSMKRNYFSVLFYIKKAKLLKNGEAPICLRITVNGKRAEIQIKRSVEIGKWNAQRECAIGKDRKHLELNHYLETVRTRVLRIHRELEQDDKPITAEILKNLFYGESQTPKMLLEVFKEHNTKYRELIGKDVVKATVLRYERTVRYLEEFLKKEYQLNDIPLYNINHEFISNFEFFIKTEKNCAQNATVKYLKNLKKIIILALTNKWMTDNPFSGIRFKQTQSNREFLSEEELHIIMEKKFKIPRLEIVRDIFVFCCLSGLAFTDIKHLRPEHITKGPNGENWIRKPREKTNNMCHIPLLDIPALIVEKYKNNPICVQKNMVLPVPCNQLMNSYLKEIADMCGITKKLTTHVGRHTFACIALANKVSMETIARMLGHSDIRTTKIYAKVLDTTVSKEMEVMKHKFAI; the protein is encoded by the coding sequence ATGAGTATGAAAAGAAATTATTTTTCGGTCCTTTTCTACATCAAGAAGGCCAAATTATTGAAAAACGGAGAGGCTCCTATCTGTCTGAGAATAACTGTAAATGGGAAACGCGCGGAAATTCAAATCAAGCGTAGTGTGGAGATTGGTAAGTGGAATGCCCAAAGGGAATGTGCGATTGGTAAGGACAGAAAGCATCTGGAACTTAATCACTATCTGGAAACAGTACGTACCCGCGTACTTCGTATTCATCGTGAGTTAGAGCAGGATGATAAACCTATCACTGCTGAAATTCTGAAGAATTTATTCTATGGTGAGAGCCAAACTCCCAAGATGTTATTGGAAGTTTTCAAAGAACACAACACAAAGTATCGTGAGTTAATAGGGAAAGATGTGGTGAAAGCTACAGTGCTCCGTTATGAGAGAACCGTACGATATCTTGAGGAGTTCTTGAAAAAAGAATATCAATTAAACGATATTCCTCTTTACAATATTAACCATGAGTTCATATCCAATTTCGAATTCTTTATCAAAACAGAAAAAAATTGCGCACAGAATGCAACTGTTAAATATTTAAAGAACCTAAAGAAAATTATCATATTGGCACTTACAAATAAATGGATGACGGATAATCCATTCTCCGGAATCAGGTTCAAACAAACCCAATCTAATCGGGAGTTTCTCAGCGAAGAGGAACTACATATTATTATGGAAAAAAAATTTAAGATACCTCGTTTAGAAATAGTACGCGACATATTTGTTTTTTGCTGCCTGTCCGGATTAGCATTCACAGATATAAAACATTTACGTCCCGAGCATATTACAAAAGGTCCTAATGGGGAAAATTGGATTCGAAAGCCTCGTGAAAAGACAAATAACATGTGTCACATACCGCTGCTTGACATTCCCGCATTAATAGTTGAAAAATATAAGAACAATCCGATCTGTGTACAAAAGAACATGGTGCTTCCTGTACCTTGTAATCAACTGATGAACAGTTATTTGAAAGAAATTGCCGATATGTGTGGAATTACTAAAAAGTTAACGACCCATGTCGGCCGCCATACGTTTGCATGCATAGCTCTAGCAAATAAAGTGTCAATGGAAACAATCGCTAGAATGTTAGGACACTCAGACATACGAACCACGAAAATTTATGCAAAAGTTTTAGACACTACTGTTTCCAAAGAAATGGAAGTGATGAAGCATAAATTTGCCATATAA
- a CDS encoding AI-2E family transporter gives MERKKITFDSFIRAVILGAIIIGVLMLLKRLSGVLLPFFLAWLIAYLIYPLVSFFQHKLRLKNRIISIFCALFTLSIIGSVAFYLLVPPMIQEFLRVKDLLIEYFSTTHTASNVPTTLSEFIRQNIDLHILEQMFSQENILDALKVTVPKLWSLISESINLLFGFFTVFLILLYIVFILLDYESISEGWTHLMPKKYRKTVTGILNDVKDGMNRYFRGQALVALCVGILFSIGFLIIDFPLAIGLGLFIGALNMVPYLQIIGFVPTIMLAILKAADTGDNFWIIIASAAAVFIVVQIIQDGYLVPRIMGKITGLNPAIILLSLSIWGSLMGMLGMIIALPLTTLMLSYYQRYIINQENIYKAETTEDQPVEGIEEK, from the coding sequence ATGGAACGTAAGAAAATTACATTCGACAGTTTTATCCGTGCTGTCATTCTCGGTGCTATCATCATTGGGGTATTAATGCTCCTGAAGCGATTGAGCGGCGTATTGCTTCCGTTCTTCCTTGCCTGGCTTATTGCTTATCTGATATATCCGTTGGTAAGCTTCTTCCAGCATAAGCTACGGCTAAAAAACAGAATAATATCTATCTTTTGTGCCTTGTTTACTCTCAGCATTATAGGAAGCGTTGCATTCTATCTGCTTGTGCCGCCCATGATTCAGGAATTCCTGCGGGTAAAGGATTTATTGATAGAATACTTCAGCACCACTCATACAGCAAGCAATGTCCCCACTACCCTCTCCGAATTTATCCGGCAGAATATCGACCTTCACATCTTAGAGCAAATGTTCAGCCAGGAGAATATACTAGATGCCCTTAAAGTAACCGTTCCTAAGTTATGGTCGCTTATATCGGAGTCTATCAACCTCTTATTCGGGTTCTTCACCGTCTTCCTTATCCTATTATATATAGTGTTTATTTTGCTTGATTACGAAAGCATTTCCGAAGGTTGGACACACCTGATGCCAAAGAAATACCGGAAAACAGTAACCGGCATACTGAATGACGTAAAAGACGGTATGAACAGATATTTCCGTGGACAGGCATTAGTAGCTTTGTGCGTAGGTATTCTATTCAGTATCGGCTTTCTGATTATTGATTTCCCGCTGGCTATTGGTTTAGGACTATTCATCGGTGCGCTGAATATGGTGCCTTACCTACAAATCATCGGTTTTGTCCCCACCATCATGCTTGCCATTCTGAAAGCTGCGGATACTGGCGATAATTTCTGGATTATCATAGCTTCGGCTGCTGCTGTATTTATAGTAGTGCAAATCATACAAGATGGCTATCTCGTTCCCCGCATCATGGGAAAGATTACCGGTCTGAATCCGGCTATTATCCTACTCTCCCTATCCATTTGGGGATCGTTAATGGGAATGCTGGGTATGATTATAGCTTTGCCACTTACCACTCTGATGCTCTCCTATTATCAACGATACATCATTAATCAAGAAAATATTTATAAGGCAGAAACCACTGAAGATCAACCAGTAGAGGGTATAGAAGAAAAATAA
- a CDS encoding thymidine kinase, whose product MVLFSEDHIQETNRRGRIEVICGSMFSGKTEELIRRLKRAKFAKQRVEIFKPAIDTRYSEEEVVSHDSHSIASTPIDSSASILLFTSEIDVVGIDEAQFFDNGLIDVCNELANNGIRVIVAGLDMDFRGLPFGPMPGLCAIADEVSKVHAICVKCGQLASFSHRTVKNDKQVLLGETAEYEPLCRECYLRAIKGDRTAAGG is encoded by the coding sequence ATGGTATTATTCTCGGAAGACCATATACAGGAAACCAATCGTAGAGGAAGAATCGAAGTTATATGCGGCTCAATGTTCTCCGGTAAGACAGAAGAACTGATCCGCCGTCTGAAACGCGCTAAATTCGCCAAACAGCGTGTAGAAATATTCAAGCCTGCTATTGATACACGCTATTCGGAAGAAGAGGTCGTATCTCACGATAGCCATTCCATCGCTTCTACACCGATTGATTCATCGGCAAGTATCCTACTGTTCACTTCAGAAATCGATGTAGTAGGTATCGACGAAGCGCAATTCTTTGATAATGGCCTGATTGATGTGTGTAATGAACTTGCCAATAATGGCATACGTGTTATTGTAGCAGGTCTGGATATGGACTTCCGCGGTCTTCCCTTCGGTCCTATGCCCGGACTTTGTGCCATTGCCGATGAAGTATCCAAGGTCCACGCTATTTGTGTGAAGTGCGGACAGTTAGCCTCCTTCTCACACCGCACCGTCAAGAACGACAAACAAGTCCTTCTGGGAGAGACGGCCGAATACGAACCCCTCTGCCGGGAATGTTATCTGCGGGCAATAAAGGGAGACCGGACTGCCGCCGGTGGATAA
- the rsmI gene encoding 16S rRNA (cytidine(1402)-2'-O)-methyltransferase: MGKLYVVPTPVGNLEDMTFRAIRILKEADLILAEDTRTSGILLKHFEIKNAMQSHHKFNEHKMVESVVNRIKAGETVALISDAGTPGISDPGFLVVRECVRNGIEVQCLPGATALVPALVASGLPNEKFCFEGFLPQKKGRMTRLKILAEERRTMVFYESPHRLVKALTQFAEHFGAERQASVSREISKMHEETVRGSLTELIEHFTANDPRGEIVIVVAGIDD, translated from the coding sequence ATGGGAAAACTTTATGTAGTGCCTACTCCGGTAGGAAATTTGGAAGATATGACATTCCGGGCTATTCGTATTTTGAAAGAGGCGGATTTGATTCTTGCCGAAGATACGCGCACTTCCGGAATCTTACTGAAGCATTTTGAAATAAAGAACGCAATGCAATCCCATCATAAGTTTAATGAACATAAAATGGTGGAAAGTGTTGTTAATAGAATAAAGGCAGGTGAAACTGTTGCGTTAATATCGGACGCAGGAACACCGGGAATCTCCGATCCGGGCTTTCTGGTAGTGCGTGAGTGTGTTCGCAACGGTATTGAAGTACAATGTTTGCCGGGGGCTACAGCTCTTGTGCCGGCTTTGGTTGCTTCGGGCTTGCCGAATGAAAAATTCTGTTTCGAAGGTTTTCTTCCGCAGAAAAAAGGACGCATGACACGTCTGAAGATATTGGCAGAGGAACGCCGTACCATGGTGTTTTATGAGTCTCCCCACCGTCTGGTGAAAGCGTTGACTCAGTTTGCAGAGCATTTCGGTGCGGAACGTCAGGCATCTGTATCCCGGGAGATCTCGAAGATGCACGAAGAAACGGTGCGTGGCAGTCTGACTGAATTGATTGAGCATTTCACAGCCAATGATCCGCGTGGAGAAATAGTAATAGTAGTAGCAGGAATAGACGATTAA